GATGTCCTGGAAGGTCTCCCTCAGCCCCTCGTTGAGGAACCACCGGTACGAGTTGAGCTGCACCTCGATCAGGTTGGGCAGGTCCAGGACCTCGTGGATGCGCCCGAAACTCAGCCGCTCCCGCTTCCCGCTCTTGACCACGTGCGGCATGCCTTGGTTCACACCCCTTCGCCACAGGATCCGCCACCACGCCTCAGAGCCTGCCTCCGCCTCGGAGCGCCCCCTTGGGCGGACCCGCGCCCCCGCCGGGGGCGGTCCGCCCGCCGGGCCGTCTCGACGGCGGCCCTACGGATCGGGCTGGCCATCCCAGAGGGAGGGAACCCGGAGAGAGGATCGCCGGAAGAATGGCGTCGCGTTGCAGGAACCATGCATGCCGGCGCCGAACCTCCTGAGCGAAGGCGCCTCTGCGAGGACGAGGACTCCGGGCGAGCGCCCGGGGCCCGTGGATGTTGGACGCATGGGCACCTGCCACTGGCGGCAACCAACAACAGTGGCAAGGTATAATGCTAGCGCAAGCCCACCCCCATGTCAACGCACCCCCCACCCCGGTCGACGCACCGTCCCGTCGCGACGCAGCGCCCGTCGCCGTGCCGGCGCACCCCGGCCCCTGGCGTGTCATGTCGCCTTGTCGCCGCACGCCGGGTCCTGGGGTGCCGTGGCGCCGTACCGAGGCGCGCCGCCCCTGCGGCGCCGTGGCCCCGGGTGGACCGCCCGTCCCGTGCGGTGCCGTGGCGCCTTGTCGGCGCACGCCGACCGCCGCGTGCCGGACGAATCGGATGAGGGCCCACCCGGGCCGTGGGTTGCAGCAAGGATGACCCTGGCCGGGGGGCCGCGGAGCCCCTTGGCGCGGGACCCGCCCGACGCCGTGGGGACGGACCCCCGGGAAGCCCGTGGCGCCGGTCGCGAGGGACGCCCCGCACACCCCGCCGTCCCACCTCCCTCCCACCTCCCCGGTGCGGACGTCCGGCCGGGGTCATCCGGCGCCCCGGTAACGGCGCGGTGGGCCGCCCCTCGGCCCCGGAAGGCGCAGGGCCCTCGTCACCGCGAGGGCCCTGCCGATCGCCGTTGCCGTCCTGCCAGCGCCGCGGGGGAAGAGGGACTCCCACGTCGGCCGCGGGCTGTCCCCATTCACTTGATCTCGACGGTGGCGCCGGCCTCCGCCAGCTTCGCCTTGATCTGCTCCGCCTCTTCCTTGGAGACCCCCTCCTTGAGCGGCTTGGGGGCGTTGTCCACCAGGTCCTTGGCCTCCTTCAGGCCGAGGCCGGTCAGCTCGCGCACCACCTTGATGACCTGGATCTTGTTGCCGCCGACCTCCTTGAGGATCACGTCGAACTCCGTCTTCTCCTCCTCCGCCGCAGCGGCGCCGCCGGCGGCCGCCGGCGCACCGGGCGCCGCCACGGCGACGGGGGCCGCCGCCGACACGCCGAATTCCTCCTCGAACTTCTTCACCAGCTCGGCCAGCTCGAGGACCGTCATGCCCTTGACGATGTCCAGCACCTCTTGGACCTTGGACATCCCCATCGCCTCCTGTGTCCTGGGATCGCGCGGGCGCCTCGTCCCGCCGGCGTCCGGCGCCCGCTCGCGCTCGCCGCGCCGCAGCGGGTGGCCGCGGTGCCGCGCTCACGCTTGCGCCTCCCGCTGCCGGCGCAGCGCGTCGACGGCGTAGGCGAACGACCGCAGGGTCGCCGCCAGCACGCCGACGAGCCCGTACAGCGGAGCCTGGATGCCGCCCATCACCTTGGCCAGCAGTTCGTCGCGGGAGGGCAGGTCGGCGAGCCGCTGGATCTCCTCGACCCCGATGACCCGGCCGGCCAGCAGACCCCCCTTGATCTTCAGCTGGCTGTGGTCCTTGGCGAACTGGGAGAGCTCCTTGGCCGGAGCCACCGGACCGTCGTAGCCGAAGGCCAGGGCGGTCGGCCCCTCCAGCAGGGGGTCGAGCCCGTCGATGCCGGCCTTGGCAGCCGCCCGCCGGATCAGCGTGTTCTTGACGACGCGGTACTCCACGCCCTGGGTCCGCAGGCGGCGCCGCAGCTCGTTGGTGTCGGCGACGTTGAGGCCGCGGAAGTCGGTCAGGATGACCCCCTGCGCCCGCTGCAGCTTGCCGGCCAGCTCCTCCACGAGCGCCTCCTTCTCGGCCCTGGTGAGCAACCCGTCACCCCCTTCCCGCCGGCCGTCCGGCGCCCGGCCGGGAAAGGCAAGACCCCGGCGCATCCCGCCGGGGTCACGGCTTCGGTCGACGCCATGGCGACGACGCCAGCGGACGCCTGGGACGCCGCGGGTCACTCCCCGACTGGCCTGCGACTGGCCTGCGGAGCGGCCGGGCCGACCCGGCGGACCGCGGGTGGGCCTCGTGGGGCGGATCCCGGGGGCGACCGGCACGGCCCCGGCTCCGTCCCGCCGCGGAGGCCCCGCAAGGCAACCGGCTGGCCTCGCCACGATGAGACCGTCACCGTTACCTCGGCAGGCGGGCGTGGACGGCCCTTTAAGCCTTGGCACCTGCTGTCTCTGGTAACGCGCCCGCCCCGCCGGACGAACCCGGCCCTCCGGGACGCGGCCACCCTCCTGGGCCGCACCGGCGCAGCGGGCCCGGGCCCCATGGGCCCGGGATACGACACGACCAAACCGAGAAAAGCAAAAAATCCACGCCAAGACAAGGGGCGGTTCGCCCGGCCCCCCGGCGGCGGGCCCGCCGCGGGGGCCGGGCGGTGTCACGCCACCTGGGCGAAGGCGGTGGGCCGGATGCGGATGCCCGGCCCCATGGTGGACGAGACGGTCACCGACCGGATGTACTGTCCCTTGGCCGCCGCGGGCTTGGCGCGCACCACCGCCTCCACCAGGGCATCCAGGTTCTCCTTGAGCTGCTCGACGGTGAAGGACACCTTCCCGATGGGCACGTGCACGTTGCCGGCCTTGTCGGTCCGGAACTCCACCTTGCCCGCCTTGAACTCGCGCACGGCGTCGGCCACCTCGAAGGTGACCGTGCCGGTCTTCGGGTTGGGCATCAGGCCCCGCGGGCCGAGGATGCGGCCCAGCCGTCCCACCAGGCCCATCATGTCCGGCGTCGCGATGGCCACGTCGAAGTCCACCCAACCCTGTTGGATGCGCTCCGCCAGCTCCTCCGCCCCGACCACGTCGGCACCCGCCGCCTCCGCGGCCTTGGCGGGCTCGCCCTTGGCGAACACCACCACGCGCACCGGCCTGCCGGTGCCGTGGGGCAGCGTCACGGTCCCGCGCACCACCTGGTCCGCGTGGCGCGGGTCGACGCCGAGGCGCAGGGCCACCTCCACCGTCTCGTCGAAGCGCGCCGACGCCAGCTCCTTGACCTTGGCCAGCGCCTCCTCGGGCTCGTACAGGCGCTGGCGGTCGATCTGGGCCAGTGCGCTCCGGTAGCGCTTCCCGTGCTTCGGCATGGCAGCTCCACCTCCGTGGTTCAGGCGACGGCCGGGATGCCGGCCCTTGACGCCGTCCCGGCGCCGGGCCGCGCCGCTGGACCGGGCCCGGCTGGCGGATCGTGACGGTCGGCCCCCATGGGCCGCCGCGGGTCCCGGCCGTCTCCCACGCCGTCGGCCGAGCGCCCCGTGGTCTGGGGCGGCGCTCAGCCCTGCGGGGCCGTCCGGCCCCCCGGCCCGCGCGCCGTCGCCGGCCTGGTCGGCGGGCGGCGCTCAGCCGCGCGGGGGAGTCCGGCCCCCGGCGGGGGCCGGACTCCCCGCAGGGCTCCAGGTGGTCAGGCTTCGACCACCTCGATGCCCATGCTGCGGGCCGTGCCCTCGATCATGCGCATGGCGGCCTCCACGTCGGACGTGTTGAGGTCGGGCATCTTCAGCTCGGCGATCTCGCGGATCTGCTTCCGGGTGACGCGCCCGACCTTGTTCTTGTTCGGGGTCCCCGACCCCTTCTCCACCCCGGCCGCCCGGGCCAGCAGCACCGACGCCGGCGGCGTCTTGGTGACGAAGGTGAAGGAGCGGTCCTGGTAGACCGTGATCTCCACGGGGATGATCAGGCCCACCTGGTCCTTGGTGCGCTCGTTGAACTCCTTGGTGAAGGCCATGATGTTGATGCCGTGCTGGCCCAGGGCCGGCCCCACGGGCGGGGCCGGGGTCGCCTTGCCAGCCGGGATCTGCAGCTTGATCTTGGCGATCACCTTCTTCGCCACGTCGCCTCTCCCCCCGCTGCCGCGCAGGCTGGCGCGGCGCCGCGTCCCGCCAGGGACCGGGCCGCGGCGGGACGGGCGCGAAGACTGCGCCATCCATTAAATCTTCTCGACCTGCGTGAAGTCCAGCTCCACGGGCGTCTCGCGCCCGAACATGGACACCAGGACGCGCAGCTTGCCCTTTTGGTGGTCGATGCTCTCCACCTGGCCGATGAAGCCCTCGAAGGGTCCCTCCGTCACCTTGACCGACTCGCCCACCTCGAAGCGGATCAGCGGCCGGGGCTCGTCCACGCCCATCTGGCGCCGGATCTGCTCGACCTCCGACGGCAGCAGCGGCGTGGGCTTGTTGCCCGCCCCCACGAAGCCCGTCACGCCTGGCGTGTTGCGGACCACGTACCAGGACTCGTCGGTCATGATCATCTCCACCAGCACGTACCCCGGGAAGACCTTGCGCTGGACGGTGCGCCGCTTGCCGTCCTTGACCTCGATGGCCTCCTCCGTCGGCACGAGCACCTCGAAGATCTTGTCCTGCATGCCCATGGTCCGCACGTGCTTCTCGATGTTCGCCTTGACCTTGTTCTCGTAGCCGGCGTACGTGTGGATGACGTACCACTGCCGGCGGGGATCGCGAGCCGCCTCGGCGGGCCGTCCGCCCTCCGCCGCCTGCGCACCTTGCTCGCCGGCCTCCTGGGCGACGTCGGCCCCGGCCTCGGCGCGCCCGTTCGCCGCCGCCCCCCGTCCGGTCGAGGCGGCGTCGGCGGAGCGCGCCGACGCCGCCTCGACCGGATCGGCATGGGCCGCGTCCGAGGCCGGTTCGTCCGGGATGAAGTCCGCCTGCCGCTCGTTCGCCATGGTCGCGGGTTCCTCGGGAGGAACCCGTCACCCCCTTCGCCACGTCCCGGCATCCACCGCGGGTGCGGGGTCAGTCGCTCCGGGCCCGCGGCGCCCCTCCGTCGACGCGGTCGGGCCCCGTCCGGCGGGCGCCGGCACCGGCCCGCCACCTCGCCGGCCGGTGGCCGGCGAGGTGCAGACGGCCTGGCGGGCGGCCCCCGCGCCAGGCCATGCGCATCAGCCGGGAAGGATCAACTCCAGGATCTCGCGGATCACGAAGTCGGCCACCCAGATCAGGGCCGCCAGGAAGGCGACGGTGCCCAGCACCACCGCCGTGTACGTGACGGTCTGCCGGCGGTCGGGCCAGACCACCCGGCGCAGCTCGGCCCCGGTCTGGCGGAAGAACCGGGCCACCCGCTCCCAGGCCCCACGCAAGGACGAACCCCTGCGCATCGCCGCATCCCTTCCTGCCGCCCCGGCCGGTCGGCTGCCCGTCGCCGGCGGGAGGGCCGTTCCGCGTTGCCGCACCATGGCACCGTCACCTCACACGGGCAAAAAAAGAAAGCCTTCCTGTCAAGCTCGATTTGTCGACTTCAGACCACTACGACCGCTGCGCCACCTCAGGAAATCGCCGGGCACCCTGCCCTGGCCACCCGTCGCCGGGACGCCGATCCCAAGCCTGTCGCCGGGACCGCCGCCCCCACACCCCCCGGTGGTCGAAGGCTTCCCCTGCTTGCCCGGGAGGCTTGCCCGAGACGAGCCCTCCACGAGCCACTGGGCGGCCCGAGCCGCCTGGGCCACGCGAGACACCGGTGGGCGACCAGCGCCTCGGTCGGGAGCCTCCGCGCCCGGCCCGCGGCCACCGCCCGCGACCACGCCCAACGGCCCACGCGCCGCGCGCCCGCCACGATGCCGTGCAACCCAGCGCGCGGGCGGGTCTTCGATGTCCACGGCGCCCCCGGGCCGATGCCTACGACACTGGACGAAGGAGCGAACCCCTACGGAGAACCTGGTCGGCCGAACCCCGTCGGACGGGTCGCGGTGCGACCTCGCACAGCTCGCACAGACAGAAAATTGGCAGGCCCGGAGGGATTCGAACCCCCAACCTGCGGATTTGGAGTCCGCCGCTCTAACCAGTTCGAGCTACGGGCCTGCGTGGTTCCGCTCGCGAGCGGTTTGATTATACCCGGCCGCACCGCGCCGGTCAACGCAGCGCGACCCGCCCCGGACGCCCCCGGTCAGCGGGTCTCGCGATGCACCGTGTGGCGGCGACACCACTTGCAGTACTTGCGCAGCTCGAGCCGCCCGGGATGGGTGCGCTTGTTCTTCGTGGTCGCGTAGTTGCGCCGCTTGCACTCGCTGCACTCCAGATTGATGACCACCCGCATCGCTCATTCCTCCGTCTGCGACCCTCTGCCAGCGGCGGGACCCCTTCCGCCAGGGTCGGATCCCTGTGGCGCAAGCCGGTACGGCGTCAAGAATGTAGCACGGGGCAGGGCGCCTGTCAAAGCGCCGTCCTGCCCCGCCCCGTCCAGCCGTCGGATCCCGGCCCGGCCGGCAGGAACCCGACCGCCCGGTCACCCCGCCCGGTCACTCGAGGATCTTGGTGACGACGCCGGCGCCGACGGTGCGGCCGCCCTCCCGGATGGCGAACCGCAGCCCCTCCTCGATGGCAATGGGGGTGATCAGCTCCACCGTCATCTCCACGTTGTCCCCGGGCATGCACATCTCCACGCCCTCCGGCAGCTGGATCTCCCCCGTCACGTCCGTCGTCCGGAAGTAGAACTGCGGCCGGTAGCCGTTGAAGAACGGCGTGTGCCGCCCGCCCTCCTCCTTCTTCAGCACGTACACGTTCCCCACGAACTTCTTGTGCGGGTTGATCGACCCCGGCTTCGCCAACACCTGCCCCCGCTCCACCTCGTCCTTGTCCAAGCCCCGCAACAAGCACCCGATGTTGTCCCCCGCCACCGCCTCGTCCAAGACCTTCCGGAACATCTCCACGCCCGTCACAACCGTCTTCTTCGGCTTGTCCGCAAACCCCACCAGCTCCACCTCGTCGCCCACCTTCACGCGGCCGCGCTCCACACGACCCGTCGCCACCGTCCCGCGCCCCGTGATGGAGAACACGTCCTCCACCGGCATCAGGAACGGCTTATCCACATCCCGCTGCGGCGTCGGGATGTACTCGTCCACCGCCTTCATCAACTCCAAGATCGCCTGCTCCGCTTCCGGATCGCCCTCCAGCGCCTTCAGCGCCGACCCCTTGATCACGGGCACCTCATCGCCCGGGAAGTCATACTGGCTCAAAAGCTCCCGCACTTCCAGCTCCACCAGCTCCAAAAGCTCCGGATCATCCACCATGTCCACCTTGTTCAAAAACACCACGATGTACGGCACGCCCACCTGCCGCGCCAGCAGGATGTGCTCCCGCGTCTGCGGCATCGGCCCGTCCGCCGCGCTCACCACCAGGATCGCGCCGTCCATCTGCGCCGCGCCCGTGATCATGTTCTTGACGTAGTCGGCGTGCCCCGGGCAGTCCACGTGGGCGTAGTGCCGGTTCTCCGTCTCGTACTCCACGTGCGAGACCGAAATCGTGATCCCGCGCTCCTTCTCCTCCGGCGCCTTGTCGATCTGCTCGTAGGCCACAAACTGCGCCTTCCCCTGCTTCGCCAGCACCTTCGTGATCGCCGCCGTCAGCGTCGTCTTCCCATGGTCCACGTGCCCGATCGTCCCCACGTTCACGTGCGGCTTCGTCCGCTCGAACTTCGCCTTGGCCATAGGGCCGACACCCTCCCGATCAGCACGGTGGTTCCAGGCATTCCGCCCAAACAAGCGGTTCTATTGTACTGATCTGGCTGGGGCGGGACAAGCGGCGCCCGCACGCGCCCGCTCCAGCCCAGGCGGCGCCGCAGGCCGAATCGTCCCGCGCCCCGCGCGGCGCGGACCGCCACCCTCGTCCCGCAGGCGGGGCCGACGGGGTGCCGCTGGATGGGCAGCGCGGCGGGGCGCCGCGGGGCGCCCCGCGGCCCGGCGCCACGGCCGCCCTGGCGGCCGCCCACGAAGGCGCGGGTGCCGAAGAAGCCACGGGGGCGCAGTCGCCCCGCAGCACGGCGGGGCGACTGCGCCCCCCCACAATGGAACGGGGCGCCCTCTTCGGCGCCCCGACTGGGCTGAGCTGCCGGGCGGAATCGAACCGCCGACACCAGCCTTACCATGGCTGTGCTCTACCGACTGAGCTACGGCAGCCCGGGGCCGTCACAGGCCCGCGATACAGAGACCATCGCAATGGTTGCGGGGGTGGGATTTGAACCCACGACCTCCGGGTTATGAGCCCGACGAGCTACCTGACTGCTCTACCCCGCGTCGTGTGGAGAGGGCTGGATTCGAACCAGCGAAGGCATACGCCAGCAGATTTACAGTCTGCCCCGTTTGGCCGCTTCGGTACCTCTCCATGCCTCGGCACGCCGCCGTGACGGCCGCCACCGCGCGGACCGTCGGGCGCGATGCCGCTTCCTATTATAGCAGGCCTGTCAAGCGACCCCGGGGCCGGCGATCGGAGATCGGAGCTGGCGGACGGATTCGAACCGACAACCTGCCGCTTACAAGGCGGCTGCTCTACCGTTGAGCTACGCCAGCACGCTCCCGACCGCACCCCCGATGATACCACGGGACGGCGGCGCCCGCAACGCCCGGCCGCCGGCCCTGGGCCACCCCGGCTCCCCGCCGCCGCCATCGTCCTCCTCCCGGCGTCCGCGCGCCGCCGCCTGGCCCACCGCCGGGGGCCCGGCCGGTGCTTCCCCAACCGGACGAACGGCGCCACCGGGGACGGTGGCGCCGACGCGCCGGCCCGGGCGTCACGCCCGGGCCGGTTGGTCCAGCTGCTGGTTGCGCGACTCGATGTACCGCTCCAGCTTGCGCTTGACGCGCTGCAGCGCGTTGTCGATGGACTTGACGTGCCGGTTCAGCTCGTCGGCGATCTCCTGGTACGACTTCCCGTCCAGGTACGCGATCAGGACGCGCCACTCCAGCTCGCTCAGGATCTCGCCCATCTTCTGCTCGATGTCGCCGAACTCCTCGCGACTGATGAACAGCTCCTCCGGGTCGGTCACCCGCGAACCCGAGATGATGTCCAGCAGCGTGCGGTCCGAGTCCTCGTCATAGATGGGCTTGTTGAGCGATACGTATGAGTTCAACGGGATGTGCTTCTGCCGCGTGGCCGTCTTGATGGCGGTGATGATCTGGCGCGTGATGCAAAGCTCCGCAAAGGCACGGAAGGACGAGAGCTTGTCGCTGCGGAAGTCGCGGATCGCCTTGTAGAGACCGATCATCCCCTCCTGGATGATGTCCTCGCGATCGGCACCCACGAGGAAGTAGGAGCGCGCCTTGGCGCGGACGAAGTTCTTGTACTTTCCGATCAGGTATTCCAGCGCCTCCGCATCTCCCTGTCGGGCGATTTCGACGATCTCCTCGTCGTCCATGCGATCCCAATCCCGCTGGAATCGCGCTGGGGCTTGCGGCTGCGAGTTCACCGTCTCCATCGCCTCCGTTGGACAGGGTCACGGCGGCTAGCGGGGTCCGCGCGCGACGCGACGTGGTGGAACGCTAGGGGATGGATTCGGGTTTCGTACCCATGCTATGCACGCACTGGCGGAAATACGACAAGGGATGGCCCCATCGGACGGAAACGCTCTCGATCCTTCGCATCCATGGAGACAAATCGCAAGGCCATTATACCGGCGGCCTTGGCAAGGGTCAAGCCAAGCTCGCCCGCCGCTGCCGCAACGCCTCGAACAGCAGGACGCCGGCGGCGACCGACACGTTGAGGGATCCCACCCGCCCGGCCAGGGGGATGGCCACGCGCCGGTCGGCACGGCGCAGGAGCAGCGGCGGCACGCCGCGCCCCTCGCTGCCCAGCACCAGCGCCACGGGCTGGGTCCAGTCCCACCGGTCGTAGGGCTCGGCGGCGGCGGGATCGGCCGCCACCACCCACACCCCTCGTTCCTGGAGGCGCGCGACGGCCTGGGACAGGTTGGTCACCTGGGCCACCGGCAGGTGGATCAGGGCGCCCGCCGAGCTCTTGAAGACCGCCGGCCCCAGCGGCGCGCTGCGGTGGACGGGGACCACCGCCCCGTGGGCCCCGGCTGCCTCGGCGGTGCGCAGGACGGCGCCGAGGTTATGCGGGTCCTGGATCTCGGCACAGATCACCAGCAGCGGCGGCTCGCCCCGCGCCGCCGCGCGGTCGAGCAGATCCAGCAGGTCGTAGCGCGGGAGGGGCGCGGCCAGCGCCAGCACCCCCTGGTGGCCCTCGGTCTGCGCCCACCGCCGGACGTCCGCGGGGTCGACCTCCTCCACCGGGATCCCGCGGGCGCGCGCTCGCTCCAGCAGCTCGGCCACGGCCGCCCCGTGCCGGCCCCGAGCCACCACGACCCTTTCCACGGGGTGGTCGCTGCGCAACAGTTCCAGGACGGGCTGTCGCCCCTCGACCTGGAGGAACCCGGCCGCCGGCCCGCCGCGACGCGCCGCCCGGGAGCGCCGGGTCGTCACGTCCCCCGCCCCCGCGCAGCCGCCGCCGGGCGGCGGCGCACCCGCGTGCCGGCCGGCGTGTCCTCCAACACGTACCCCAGCTCGGCCAGCCGATCGCGGATGCGGTCGGCCAGCTGGTAATCGCGGATGGAGCGGGCGTACTGGCGGACCTCCAGGACCAGGTCCAGCAGCGCCTGGGCATCCCCCGCCGGTGCATCCGCCTCGCGGGCGCGGAACAGGCGCAGCGGGGCACCCAGCTGGCGGACGGTCGCCAGCGTGGCCTCGATCCACTCCCGCGGGCTGTCCGGCCCGAGCACCTTGTGGCCGTCCCGCGCCAGCGTGAACAGCGCGGCCAGGGCGTCGGCGGTGTTGAAGTCGTCGTCCATGGCCGCCTCGAACTCCGCCCGGGCCCGGGCCAACCGGGCCGGCCAGTCCACCGCGACGCCGTGGGCCCCCGGCTCCGTCCCGACGACGTCGCGGCGGTCCGCGGAGGCGGAGGCGCGGGAGGACGGCACGCCGCCGCCCCGCTCCCCTTCACCGGCGGCACCGGGGACCGGCGCCCCCGCCTGGTCGTCGGCACCGGCACCGCCCTGGCGCGGCCGGGTCACCTGCACCAGGTGCTCCAGGTGGGCGATGAAGTTGGCCAGGCGCTGCCGGGCCCGCTCCGCCTGTTCCAGGGCCTCGAGGCTGAACTCCAGCGGGTTGCGGTAGTGGGCCGAGAGGATGAACAGGCGGATCGCCTCGGGATGGAAGCGGGCGCGCAGGTCGCGCACGCGCCAGAAGTTGCCCATGGACTTGCCCATGCGCTGCCCGCCCACCTGAACCAGGGCCACGTGCATCCAGTAGCGAGCGAAGGGCTTGCCCGTCGCCGCCTCGCTCTGGGCGATCTCGTTCTCGTGGTGGGGGAAGATCAGGTCGCTCCCCCCGGAGTGGATGTCGATGGTCTCGCCGAGTTCGTCCATGGCCATGGCCGAGCACTCGATGTGCCAGCCCGGCCGGCCCGGCCCCCAGGGGCTGTCCCAGGCGGGCTCGCCGGGCTTCTGCGCCTTCCACAGCGCGAAGTCCAGGGGGTTGCGCTTGTTCTCGGCGGCCTCGACGCGCGCCCCGGCCAGGAGCTGTTCGGTCCTCTGGCCGGAGAGCTTGCCGTAGTCGCGAAAGCGCCCCACGTCGAAGAACACGTCGCCCCCGGCGACGTAGGCGAAGCCCCGGTCGATCAGCCGCTGGATCAGGGCGATGATCCGGTCGATCTTCTCGGACACCCGCGGATGGGCGTCCGCCCGGACGATGCCCAGGGCGTCGGCGTCCTCGAAGTAGGCGCGGATCTGCTCGTCGGCCAGCGCCTTGACCGTGATGCCCCGCTCCGCGGCGCGGCGGATCAGCTTGTCGTCGATGTCGGTGAAGTTCTGGACGTAGCGGACCGCGTAGCCGCGGTACTCGAGCCATCCCCGCACCACGTCGAAGAAGAGGAACGTGCGCAGGTTGCCCACGTGGAAGTAGTCGTAGACCGTCGGGCCGCAGTTGTACATGCGCACGCGGCCCGGCTCCAGGGGTTCGAAGGGTTCCTTCTCGCCCGTCAGGGTGTTGTAGATCTGGATGCCCACGCCTCGTCCCCTCCCCTCGCCCCATGCCGCGGGCTGGGACCCGGATCGCCCGCGTCAGGCGCCGCCAGGCGTCGACGGCCTTCCCTCGCCCCATGCCCGGGCCGCAGCTCCGAGCCGCCGGCTGCTCAGGCTCCGCCACAGGTGACCCGGGCGGCCGTCCGCCCGGGGCCGGGTTCGTCCGCCGAGGCCCGCTGGCGTCGCACGGCCTCCAGTTCCTGCTCCAGCGTCATGACCCGCTGTTCGAGTTCCTCCACGTAGTCCTGCAACCGCTGGATCGCGTCCGACACCGGATCGGGCAGCTCCCCATGGTTCAGATCGATGCCGACCCGGCGGCCGTCGCGGATCACCACCTTGCCGGGGATGCCCACCACGGTGCAGTTGGGCGGCACCGACTTCACCACCACCGCGCCGGCCCCGATGCGGCTGTTGTCGCCGATGGTGATGGCGCCCAGCACCTTGGCCCCGACCCCCACCAGGACGCCGTTGCCCAGGGTGGGGTGCCGCTTGCCGCGGTCCTTGCCCGTCCCGCCCAGGGTAACCCCCTGGTAGATGGTGACGTCGTCCCCGATCTCCGTGGTCTCGCCGATGACCACGCCCAGGCCGTGGTCGATGAAGCAGCGCCGGCCGATGCGGGCACCGGGGTGGATCTCGATGCCCGTCAGCCAGCGGGAGAAGTGGGAGATGCCCCGGGCGATGAAGTACAGCCTCCGCCGGTAGAACCAGTGGGCGATGCGATGCAACCAGAGCGCGTGCAGCCCAGGGTAGAAGAAGATGACCTCCAGCACCGAGCGGGCCGCGGGGTCCCGCTCGAAGACCACGCGCACGTCTTCCCGCAGGCGTTCCAGCAGGCGGCGCAGCATGGCTCCACCCCCGAAAGGAAGGGCCCTCCCGCCGCTTCAGAGGCGGGAGGGCCCGCGGTTCCACCCTGATTGGGCGCCGAGCCTGGGGCGGGAAGGCCGGCCACCCCACTCCTGCCGGTCCCGGTGGCCACCCGGTGCCGGACGAACGCGGCAAGGGCGCCGATCCGCCCCGGGGTTCCGGCAGCGCCCGCTAACGGTGGGCATCCGGCGGCACCTACTGGGCCGAACGCGGCCGTTCGGCGCGCGGCTCCCGGGTGCACTTCGGCCGCACCCCGGCCGGGGACCGCTCGCAGCCGGCGACGATCCCTCTCTGGCGGCGGGGTCCGCCTACTCTCCCGTTCCTCGCCGGTTCCCGGCGGGCCGCCGGCGCGGCCCGCCCCGTGATCCGGTGAACTCGCCGCCATTATATCGGCGCCCGCGGCGGAGGGTCAACGCGGCGCCCGTGGCCGTCCTCCCGGGCACGCGGGGCCGCCGGCACCGTCCCGGGACCCCCCGGGGAGGCCGCGGGACCCCCGAGGCGGCCCCGGGGGCCGCGCCGTCAGTCGCCCCACCGCACCACCCGGTACACCACCGGGGCCACCCCGACGGCGATCATGCCCAGCGCCTCGGCGGCCGCCTCGGAGAGGTCGAGGTC
The sequence above is drawn from the Thermaerobacter sp. FW80 genome and encodes:
- the tuf gene encoding elongation factor Tu; this encodes MAKAKFERTKPHVNVGTIGHVDHGKTTLTAAITKVLAKQGKAQFVAYEQIDKAPEEKERGITISVSHVEYETENRHYAHVDCPGHADYVKNMITGAAQMDGAILVVSAADGPMPQTREHILLARQVGVPYIVVFLNKVDMVDDPELLELVELEVRELLSQYDFPGDEVPVIKGSALKALEGDPEAEQAILELMKAVDEYIPTPQRDVDKPFLMPVEDVFSITGRGTVATGRVERGRVKVGDEVELVGFADKPKKTVVTGVEMFRKVLDEAVAGDNIGCLLRGLDKDEVERGQVLAKPGSINPHKKFVGNVYVLKKEEGGRHTPFFNGYRPQFYFRTTDVTGEIQLPEGVEMCMPGDNVEMTVELITPIAIEEGLRFAIREGGRTVGAGVVTKILE
- the rplL gene encoding 50S ribosomal protein L7/L12 → MSKVQEVLDIVKGMTVLELAELVKKFEEEFGVSAAAPVAVAAPGAPAAAGGAAAAEEEKTEFDVILKEVGGNKIQVIKVVRELTGLGLKEAKDLVDNAPKPLKEGVSKEEAEQIKAKLAEAGATVEIK
- the sigH gene encoding RNA polymerase sporulation sigma factor SigH, with amino-acid sequence METVNSQPQAPARFQRDWDRMDDEEIVEIARQGDAEALEYLIGKYKNFVRAKARSYFLVGADREDIIQEGMIGLYKAIRDFRSDKLSSFRAFAELCITRQIITAIKTATRQKHIPLNSYVSLNKPIYDEDSDRTLLDIISGSRVTDPEELFISREEFGDIEQKMGEILSELEWRVLIAYLDGKSYQEIADELNRHVKSIDNALQRVKRKLERYIESRNQQLDQPARA
- the rplK gene encoding 50S ribosomal protein L11 — its product is MAKKVIAKIKLQIPAGKATPAPPVGPALGQHGINIMAFTKEFNERTKDQVGLIIPVEITVYQDRSFTFVTKTPPASVLLARAAGVEKGSGTPNKNKVGRVTRKQIREIAELKMPDLNTSDVEAAMRMIEGTARSMGIEVVEA
- the rpmG gene encoding 50S ribosomal protein L33 codes for the protein MRVVINLECSECKRRNYATTKNKRTHPGRLELRKYCKWCRRHTVHRETR
- the nusG gene encoding transcription termination/antitermination protein NusG, which translates into the protein MHTYAGYENKVKANIEKHVRTMGMQDKIFEVLVPTEEAIEVKDGKRRTVQRKVFPGYVLVEMIMTDESWYVVRNTPGVTGFVGAGNKPTPLLPSEVEQIRRQMGVDEPRPLIRFEVGESVKVTEGPFEGFIGQVESIDHQKGKLRVLVSMFGRETPVELDFTQVEKI
- the secE gene encoding preprotein translocase subunit SecE, which translates into the protein MVRQRGTALPPATGSRPAGAAGRDAAMRRGSSLRGAWERVARFFRQTGAELRRVVWPDRRQTVTYTAVVLGTVAFLAALIWVADFVIREILELILPG
- the rplA gene encoding 50S ribosomal protein L1, with product MPKHGKRYRSALAQIDRQRLYEPEEALAKVKELASARFDETVEVALRLGVDPRHADQVVRGTVTLPHGTGRPVRVVVFAKGEPAKAAEAAGADVVGAEELAERIQQGWVDFDVAIATPDMMGLVGRLGRILGPRGLMPNPKTGTVTFEVADAVREFKAGKVEFRTDKAGNVHVPIGKVSFTVEQLKENLDALVEAVVRAKPAAAKGQYIRSVTVSSTMGPGIRIRPTAFAQVA
- the rplJ gene encoding 50S ribosomal protein L10, whose amino-acid sequence is MLTRAEKEALVEELAGKLQRAQGVILTDFRGLNVADTNELRRRLRTQGVEYRVVKNTLIRRAAAKAGIDGLDPLLEGPTALAFGYDGPVAPAKELSQFAKDHSQLKIKGGLLAGRVIGVEEIQRLADLPSRDELLAKVMGGIQAPLYGLVGVLAATLRSFAYAVDALRRQREAQA